In Camelus bactrianus isolate YW-2024 breed Bactrian camel chromosome 10, ASM4877302v1, whole genome shotgun sequence, a genomic segment contains:
- the NLRP14 gene encoding NACHT, LRR and PYD domains-containing protein 14, with protein MDKMTDVSSSSYFSDFGLLLYLEELNKEELNIFKSFLKNETVGPGSRRIPWSDVKKAKREDLANLMSQYYPGGQAWDVALKIFGKMNLKGLCQRAKAEISWIAKTVRPEDTGAREVQGHQEAVLGDGTKYRIQIEEKFRIMSNKNCLLGESGNFCHEITQESRELLERLFGEDVRTGVQPQTVVLQGPAGVGKTTLVRKMMLDWAQGNLYQQKFAYVFYLNAREINPLREKSFAEMLSDDWPSTEGPIERIMSQPSSLLFIIDSFDELHFAFEEPEFVLCGDWTQVHPVSFLVSSLLRKVMLPQSSLLVTTKLTAFKKLKPLLKSPRSIQLLGMSENAREEYICQFFEDERWALQVSSSLRNNEMLFSMCKVPLVCWVICNCLEQQMEKGGDITLTCRTTTALFTCCISSLFTRVDGSFPSLPSETQLRSLCHLAARGVWTMTYVFYKENLRKHGLVKSDVSIFLDMNILQRDAEYENCYVFPHLHIQEFFAAMFYMLQDSWDTGDSSFQSFEDPELLLESSSCNDPHLLQMKCFLFGLLNEDLVKQLEETFNCRMSLEMKWKTLQWMETLGNSDPFPSHLVFLELFHILYETQDEAFINQAMRYFPKVVINICEEIHLLVSSFCLKHCQYLRTIKLSVTVVFDKKELNSSPQAETWQRDGGRITRWWQDLCSVLHTNEHLRELDLCHSNLDKLAMKTFNQELRHPDCKLQKLLLRFISFPDACQDISSSLTHNQNLMHLDLKGSDIGDNGVKSLCDALKHPECKLQNLSLESCSLTTVCCLNISKALIRSQSLRSLNLSTNNLLDDGVMLLCEALMHPKCYLERLSLEHCGLTAAGCEDLSLALISNERLTHLCLADNVLGDGGVKLISHALKHPQCTLQSLVLRRCHFSSLSSECLSASLLRNRSLTHLDLGSNCLRDDGVKLLCEVFRRPGCHLQALELMGCVLTSACCLDLASAILNNPNLRSLDLGNNDLKDDGVKILFEALRHPDCNIQRLGLEYCGLTALCCQDLSSTLSSNQRLIKINLTLNTLGHEGIKKLCEVLRSPECKLQVLGLCKEAFDEEAQELLEAVCSSNPHLAIQQDCDDLDEEDGSWWRCL; from the exons ATGGACAAGATGACAGATGTGTCTTCTTCCTCCTACTTTTCTGATTTTGGGCTGCTCCTATATTTGGAGGAGCTAAACAAAGAGGAATTAAATATATTCAAGTCATTCCTGAAGAACGAGACCGTGGGACCTGGGTCCCGCAGGATACCCTGGTCTGACGTGAAGAAGGCCAAGCGGGAGGATCTGGCTAACTTGATGAGCCAGTATTACCCGGGAGGGCAGGCCTGGGATGTGGCTCTCAAAATCTTTGGCAAGATGAACCTGAAGGGCCTGTGCCAGAGAGCAAAAGCAGAGATCAGCT GGATAGCCAAGACGGTGAGACCAGAGGACACCGGGGCCAGAGAGGTACAAGGTCATCAAGAAGCTGTGCTGG GTGATGGAACAAAATACAGAATTCAAATAGAGGAAAAATTTCGCATCATGTCGAATAAGAACTGTTTGCTTGGAGAATCTGGAAATTTCTGTCATGaaatcactcaggagagccgagAACTGTTGGAACGTTTGTTTGGTGAGGATGTCAGAACCGGTGTGCAGCCACAGACAGTGGTCCTTCAGGGGCCTGCTGGAGTCGGGAAGACAACCTTGGTGAGAAAGATGATGTTAGACTGGGCACAGGGCAATCTCTACCAGCAGAAATTTGCCTATGTTTTTTATCTCAATGCAAGAGAAATTAACCCATTGAGAGAGAAAAGCTTTGCTGAAATGCTGTCAGATGACTGGCCCAGCACAGAAGGGCCCATCGAAAGAATTATGTCCCAGCCGAGTAGtctcctttttattattgatagTTTTGATGAACTGCACTTCGCCTTTGAGGAACCCGAGTTTGTACTGTGTGGCGACTGGACCCAGGTACACCCTGTGTCCTTCCTCGTGAGTAGTTTGCTGAGAAAAGTGATGCTCCCCCAGTCGTCCTTATTGGTGACGACAAAACTCACAGCTTTTAAGAAACTAAAGCCTTTATTGAAGAGTCCGCGTTCTATACAGCTACTAGGTATGTCTGAGAATGCAAGAGAGGAGtatatttgccagttttttgaagATGAGAGGTGGGCCCTGCAAGTGTCCAGTTCCCTAAGAAACAATGAGATGCTTTTCAGCATGTGCAAAGTCCCCCTGGTGTGCTGGGTCATTTGTAATTGTCTGGAGCAGCAGATGGAGAAGGGTGGTGATATCACGTTGACCTGCAGGACAACCACAGCTCTGTTTACCTGCTGTATCTCTAGCTTGTTCACACGTGTAGATGGAAGCTTTCCTAGTCTACCCAGCGAAACCCAACTGAGGAGCCTGTGTCACTTGGCTGCCAGAGGAGTATGGACTATGACTTATGTGTTTTACAAGGAGAATCTCAGAAAGCATGGGTTAGTTAAATCTGATGTCTCAATTTTCCTGGACATGAATATTCTTCAAAGGGATGCAGAGTATGAAAACTGCTATGTGTTCCCCCACCTCCACATTCAGGAGTTTTTTGCAGCTATGTTTTATATGTTGCAAGACAGTTGGGACACCGGGGACAGTTCCTTCCAGTCTTTTGAAGACCCAGAGCTGTTACTTGAAAGCAGCAGTTGTAATGACCCCCACTTGCTGCAGATGAAATGCTTTCTGTTTGGCCTTTTGAATGAAGATCTAGTAAAACAACTGGAGGAAACTTTCAACTGTAGAATGTCCCTGGAGATGAAATGGAAGACACTTCAGTGGATGgaaacactaggaaacagtgacCCTTTTCCATCACACCTGGTTTTTCTGGAGTTGTTTCACATTCTATATGAAACTCAAGATGAAGCCTTTATAAACCAGGCAATGAGATACTTCCCAAAGGTTGTCATTAATATTTGTGAGGAAATCCATTTGCTCGTGTCTTCATTCTGCCTGAAGCATTGCCAGTACTTACGGACCATTAAACTGTCTGTAACCGTGGTATTTGACAAGAAGGAGTTAAACTCCAGCCCCCAAGCTGAAACTTG GCAAAGGGATGGTGGTCGCATTACTCGTTGGTGGCAAGATCTCTGTTCTGTGCTTCATACAAATGAACATTTGAGAGAACTGGACCTGTGTCATAGCAACCTTGATAAATTAGCAATGAAGACTTTTAATCAAGAACTAAGGCATCCAGACTGTAAACTACAAAAACTACT GTTGAGATTTATTTCTTTCCCTGACGCTTGTCAGGATATCTCTAGTTCTTTGACTCACAACCAGAACCTGATGCATCTTGACCTGAAAGGGAGCGATATAGGGGATAATGGAGTAAAGTCACTATGTGATGCCTTGAAACACCCGGAGTGTAAACTACAGAACCTGAG CTTGGAATCCTGCAGCCTAACTACGGTTTGTTGTCTAAATATCTCTAAGGCTCTCATCAGAAGCCAGAGCCTGAGATCTCTGAATCTATCGACTAATAACCTACTGGATGACGGAGTGATGCTGTTGTGCGAGGCCTTGATGCATCCAAAGTGTTACCTGGAGAGACTGTC CTTAGAACACTGTGGCCTCACGGCAGCTGGCTGTGAGGATCTGTCTTTGGCTCTCATCAGCAATGAACGGCTGACACATTTATGCTTGGCGGACAACGTCTTGGGAGATGGTGGAGTCAAGCTTATTAGCCATGCCTTGAAACATCCACAGTGCACTCTACAGAGCCTTGT GCTGAGGCGCTGCCACTTCTCGTCACTCAGCAGTGAGTGTCTCTCTGCCTCGCTCCTGCGCAACAGGAGCCTGACGCACCTGGACCTGGGGTCAAACTGCCTGCGAGACGACGGAGTGAAGCTTCTGTGCGAAGTCTTCCGGCGTCCAGGCTGCCATCTCCAGGCCCTGGA ACTGATGGGCTGTGTTCTCACCAGTGCATGTTGTCTGGATCTGGCCTCTGCTATTCTGAACAACCCAAACCTGCGGAGCCTGGACCTTGGGAACAATGACTTGAAGGATGATGGAGTCAAAATTCTGTTTGAGGCTTTGAGACATCCAGACTGTAATATTCAGAGGCTTGG GTTGGAATACTGTGGTTTGACCGCCCTCTGTTGTCAGGATCTCTCCTCTACCCTGAGCAGCAACCAAAGACTGATAAAAATAAACCTGACCTTGAATACCTTAGGGCATGAAGGAATTAAGAAGTTATGTGAAGTCTTGAGGTCTCCTGAATGTAAACTGCAGGTTCTAGG gctgtgcAAAGAGGCATTTGACGAGGAAGCCCAGGAGCTGCTAGAAGCGGTGTGCAGCAGCAACCCACACCTTGCCATTCAGCAGGACTGTGATGACCTTGACGAAGAGGATGGCTCCTGGTGGCGGTGTCTCTGA